In Mytilus edulis chromosome 8, xbMytEdul2.2, whole genome shotgun sequence, the genomic window GGAATAAGAATTGTCGTCATGTGCTTGGTGATTTTTGGAAAAATCTGCATTTTCTTGTAATAAATAGATTTGAGTTGAAAGAACTGATGTGTACGGTTGTAAGTAATCACCTTCATCGTTCAAACATGTATCACTACCAAGAGATCCTATACAATTATCCAACCGGTGAGAATTAACTGGAGTTAAATAGTTGGATTCGTCTGAAgttgtactttggcaacttttaGGACTCTCCGAACCGCTGATTACATCAATGTATGTGTTGTCCAATAGatgtttacttttttcatttctaGTTACCGGTGTAAGGTAACAAGAACTTACTGAAAGTTGGTTTTTAGTTTTTGTCGGAATCTCTGGTTCATCTATTACATCCAAGTATGGATTGGAAATCTGACTTATCATCTGCAACCTCTTAAATGATTTTATAATGGACGATTCATCAATTTCATCATATAAGCTTTCAAAACTACATGACGTATTAGATTTATTGTCTTTATTAAAATCGGCTTCTTCATTCTTGTCTCTATTTGCAAATTCGCCTTGATCTTTAAGTGATAAATTTGTAATGTGTCTTGATTTTGCCTTCTCTTTATATCTCCAACAAAGAAACAATAATCCAAGTAGTAAGAAGAAACCGACTGCTGACAACGAGAATATAATCAACTGTTGTTTTGTGATTGCTGAAAggcaaatatttttcaaaataatacacGTAAAGCCACTGCCACAATTAAAGGTTTTAAGGAAAATTTAGAAGTATCtctttatcaattttcaatatactatatttacttttgttttagtATTATTGTGACATTATTTCCTGTGCCATGTTTTGCTGTGCCATTTTATCCGTGACATTTACTTCTTTTCCTACCTTTATATGGTATATCTACACAAAATCATACATCGGTCACAACTATTTTCTCAACTTTTGTGCTTACAAAATGTAAAAGGAACATACTCACCACCTTTATATAGATTAACACATAATTTTAAACCAGGACGAATAAATTACTAAAAGTACTTTAACTGTCTTAGTGGCATATTATACGTTgcgctttttttttaattcatttgtgtTTTTTGAGTAGGTCCAAATAAAAATAGCTTAAAATCAGTTAACCgaaaaccaattttttttttttacagtaaatgCGTCAAAAACGGTTTTCGGGATTTACTTCAAGCAGGAATGTTAAAAGCGGAATTTAAAAGctacaaatgtataaaaagaaGCAGATTCGCGTTATATGACTAATATTGATACAAACATGCTAGCCGAATCaatctaaggtcaactttaccTGAGGGAGTTAGGACCTTAGTTTCTtactaatttatttatttataacatacaatttaagAAAGGCATGTTAGCTTGGAACTTTGTAGCATGTGTAGTACTggaaaacatgataaataagtgtTGGTAGAACTATGCTTTTGTACACTGCTGAAGACATGTCATAAACTTACATATAACTGACTGGTCCTGCACACTGTTTACAACCAGTGGAAGAGTTACATGATTTTCGTCTAAAATCAAGAAATACCATTTAATGATGTAAATAATGTAttgaaataacaataattatataaGTCAAAACTGTTTTAGGCATTTTTTTCGTGAAAGATTAttctaaaaattataataaaactacCAAACTCCAAGGCAAATTTCAAAGGGGGATCCGTACCaactggcaaaatcaaacgctatcagtGAACATAATTATGAGTTTTACCACTGAACTGAGAACGTTATACACGTATAATTAAGAAAGTGACCAATTTGATGACAATATACTGACCTCGAATCCTTGCTGTAGTATACTGTGATTCGTTCTCTTGCTGATGTTGAAAAGTGGTTTCATctgtaacaaaataaataaatcagaaTAAAAGGACTTTATGAGGTAATTGCAAACCATGATTATTTGGGGTCATGACTCTGGTGATCTTATCTACAGCTTCATGATAATTCACACAATTGATATTCCTTTTCCTGTCTGCAACTGCAGTATTCGAAACATTTATGTCCATGATAGTTAGCGTTACATGGTTTGCAGCTAccgcatagattatcttagctgtatttggcaaaacttttaggaattttggttctcaatgctcttcaacttcgtaatttattttgcatatttaacttttttttattcgaacgtcactgatgagtcttttgtagacgaaacgcgcgtctggcgtacatacaaaaagtaagtcctggtatctatgatgagtttatttatgcaGACTATGTTATTTGGTATAGTTTTATGAGCCAAAGATTATTATCACAACTTAAATCAGTTCAGTGCACTATATgcttaaatacttttttttattcatttgactTTTAAATATTAATCATGACTTTCTAGTAATAAACCAACATATTGGtattaatatttcaaagtttacattggctatatattttttaataaaacaactgtttgatatatataatttattatttcttttcaatcaagcatatttttcaattcatcaTGAAATTGCTGTTGTACATATTCATCTATACTCACATGTTGCGTGAAATGTAGCAGATTCTGTTGTCATTTCTGTATTCTTAGAAAGTGTTGCCTCCGTTGAAAAGGTTATAAAGTCTGAAATATGTATCTACAATTTTTCAATATCATTGAAACAGTGTGTACATGGGATTATTGTAAACATCATTGTCGGAGTATTATTTTTAATATGCGCAGTTGAGTTGGGCTGTAAACATGAATTTAGTCCATCAAGTACTTATTTTTAGCCAATTCAAATTCAACGGatcgaaaattttaataaatttactgcCATGCGACATACATACCAGTGAAACCTATCACTTTATGTGTATTTCTTctataaatttgtcaaagtaagttATACAAGGTTCATGTTTTAACACTGCAATGattaaataaaacatcaacaagagagagagagagaaacttATACTCTTCATATTTACGTGCTTACATGTCAACGTTGTGGCATATTCTAAACTTTAGAAAGTTTTTGTCTTAAATATAGTGTGTATATAATGATgtgaaatattaaatttttatttctgaagTGTTTAGGAATGCAgtataaaaagttaataaaactaattTACCTGTAGTGATATAATACGTATCAGTGGAAACGGTAACATCTATACATCCGAATACATTTTCACATCTGAAAAGGAATATCAATTGTGTGCATTATCATGAAGCTGTAGATAAATTGAGTGAGAAGCTATCATTACCGTTTAAAATTACATTCCTAAATGCCAAATAAGATCACCAGAGTTATGACACCAAATAGTTCTGGGTTCTATACTAGATTTACTTTCATACCCATTTCTTAAAATTTTCTAAACTAATGATGTGTAGTTAATCGAAGCTATATGATAAAAAAGTAAGATGACTTTGGAAATATTAGGAAACAGGTAAAAAGCAAAAGGAAATTGCCAAGCCGGGATGTTGAGTATGGCATATgttacagaaatatatatatcaatgatttaagttgatgtACAGTATTAAAGTTGTTGATAGCTATACACTACATGTACTTACATTTGATTTTGTCTGCAAATGCAGTATTCGATACATTTATATCCATAATAGTTCGTGTTACATGGTTTGCAACTACCTCCTGCTTCTGTGTAAAATCCTATCTTACATTCTAAAGAAGTTAATGATAGAAAATTCATCCAAAGGTTAATCAAGAAATATTCATTGTGAAATATACTTGATGATTACAAACAGTACCAATTCTAATGCAATAGATACGCATTTTGACAATTGTCTCTTCAGTGACAACGgagttcaaaatatttaaatatccaATGCacttttctttttcttgaaaTTAGGCGCTAAGCTAACTTACAACTATTTTTGAATATCTTGAGTTTAATAATGAATCTTGTGCATTCGTATTAATTTTAATAATCTTACAGACTTTGATAGTTAAATTCATTAGATGAGATTACTTACAACTATTTACCCTTCCGGGGAACTTATTCACCACCTTTTTTGATTGGGTTCGTGTTTCTCAAAATATAGTGTTCTATAGACTGTTTGTCCTTTTGgaattttttgtctgttttataaTTTCACCGACTTTTTTTTATTCCCGTCCATggtttattctttttttccccCTCTGTTTAAGCCATAAATCAAAGGCAAACATGGAAAGGAAAACTTAAATTCACCCATGTTTTGGTGaattttctgtgtagtgttttgtggactgttgtttgtcttttcgttatTTTTCCTTTAGTTATAATGTTGTCTGTCGTTACTG contains:
- the LOC139486764 gene encoding uncharacterized protein; amino-acid sequence: MFFLCDLPFVVFISIQCFKLSFGQFCYDVKPNGREVRYCCANSELKNGQCVECKIGFYTEAGGSCKPCNTNYYGYKCIEYCICRQNQICENVFGCIDVTVSTDTYYITTDFITFSTEATLSKNTEMTTESATFHATYETTFQHQQENESQYTTARIRDENHVTLPLVVNSVQDQSVISITKQQLIIFSLSAVGFFLLLGLLFLCWRYKEKAKSRHITNLSLKDQGEFANRDKNEEADFNKDNKSNTSCSFESLYDEIDESSIIKSFKRLQMISQISNPYLDVIDEPEIPTKTKNQLSVSSCYLTPVTRNEKSKHLLDNTYIDVISGSESPKSCQSTTSDESNYLTPVNSHRLDNCIGSLGSDTCLNDEGDYLQPYTSVLSTQIYLLQENADFSKNHQAHDDNSYSNDELNEHKYSHLYQQLNDGWETKPPTYMTTFSKSRHDATETDASTPSDITPSKFPNESVPVTDRNAPSGIVQNKDLLVKEDNVHSSNSSFSSLKESVTVISDNTTLFSTSCHSSNEDITITDNIETDNSDPLLDISHRNENQHEKCSIICDMKEHSFNCTHEVSLKEQEINTSTENYVIIPDKVTDDFQSSI